The sequence TATTTTTCAATACAGGCTAAAGATTTTGTCTTTTTTAGAGTCTGTAGAGACTTTAGAAGGAGAGTTTTCCTCCAGCCAGTAGATAATGGCTACATGTAGACGAGGAGATATCACACTGATAATTGCAGTTGATATGCAGGTGTTTCAGTAGTTGGATATTATTTCTGAAATTTATAGAAAATGCGTGGTAGCTTACGTCTATAGGTGAAGAAGTCCAAGAGCTGTTATCTGCAACGACTATCGAGTCAACGACAGGTACTGTGCGGAAGACGGTAGGTTTATACGCAACTTGTAATTCCCAAACTGATGGACAACATCCGTGGAAGACGAGAGCATTATGTAATCCGAAGGGTAAGCTCACATCAAGAAAAACATCAGATGCTAATAAAGTCTGTAGGTAAGTGCTTTGTTCTTGGATTTTGTTTAGCCTAGAGGAAAACGCTTGATAGCAGACAAAAGGAGTGACAGTGAGGCGATGATTTGTTTTAGCTTTTATAGGGAAGTAACAGGAAAGTGAGTTTCCTATTGTTTGACTTTCAAAGGCATCACAACAATCTTCTACACGCTGACTATCCGTAGGATTTATCTGATGATTTCCCAGGGTATAGAGATAATTTCCTACTAGGATGAGTTTCCCTTGGAAACAGTTGATTTGCCATTGACTTCCTAAAGATAGGTAATCTGTTGTGACTTCATTATGACTAGCGTTTGCCATGGCATGAGTATTCTGAGCTACAAAATGAAAGCCAACTTTATATCGAGAAGCTGCTTCTGCAGAGATTCCTGTGTAGAATCCGGTCCCATCCATATGGAATCCGCGCTTTTCTATGTCATCTTTTTGGTAAAGACAGAGACCTAAAGCACCGCCTTCAATATTAAAAGCACGATC is a genomic window of Chlamydia psittaci 6BC containing:
- a CDS encoding autotransporter outer membrane beta-barrel domain-containing protein translates to MKSTITKYLTSISLTFALCTNLYAEDASQTSEIQENQDTQIQIDHKSDSVSNIFWQSTYATMCGMNAGRVSVDSLSDRAFNIEGGALGLCLYQKDDIEKRGFHMDGTGFYTGISAEAASRYKVGFHFVAQNTHAMANASHNEVTTDYLSLGSQWQINCFQGKLILVGNYLYTLGNHQINPTDSQRVEDCCDAFESQTIGNSLSCYFPIKAKTNHRLTVTPFVCYQAFSSRLNKIQEQSTYLQTLLASDVFLDVSLPFGLHNALVFHGCCPSVWELQVAYKPTVFRTVPVVDSIVVADNSSWTSSPIDVSYHAFSINFRNNIQLLKHLHINCNYQCDISSSTCSHYLLAGGKLSF